From a region of the Roseivirga sp. 4D4 genome:
- a CDS encoding T9SS type A sorting domain-containing protein yields the protein MEIFNHHITLRKLVLGLALLCIASMASAQSERLANVSNDNGDEKIKVEVFPNPTSDYLTIDLSNLELRKPKIEIRSIIGTKMRVNLEKSGLKKYKVDVQSFQRGYYLVLVMDDQSKFQQTVRFSKK from the coding sequence ATGGAAATCTTCAATCACCATATTACGCTCAGAAAGCTAGTCCTTGGACTGGCCCTCCTCTGTATAGCGTCTATGGCGTCAGCTCAGTCGGAAAGACTAGCGAATGTTTCCAATGATAATGGTGATGAAAAGATCAAAGTTGAGGTTTTCCCTAATCCAACTTCAGATTATTTGACAATTGATCTAAGCAATCTTGAACTTCGTAAGCCTAAAATTGAGATCAGAAGTATCATCGGTACTAAGATGAGAGTCAATCTTGAAAAGAGCGGTTTGAAAAAGTATAAGGTAGACGTACAATCCTTTCAGCGAGGCTACTATCTGGTGCTGGTCATGGATGACCAATCCAAATTCCAACAAACTGTAAGATTCAGCAAGAAATAA
- the asnS gene encoding asparagine--tRNA ligase yields METKRTKIAILLKSAEMDVDVVAKGWVRTKRGNKHVNFIALNDGSSINSIQVVADPNLIGEDILKHVTTGASISVKGKLVASQGSGQSVEITAASIDVLGVADPEKYPLQPKKHSLEFLREIAHLRPRTNTFGAIFRMRHAMSFAVHKFFNEKGFYYWHTPFVTGSDAEGAGEMFRVSTLDPINPPLKEDGSVDHSQDFFGKETNLTVSGQLEGELGAMALGDIYTFGPTFRAENSNTTRHLAEFWMIEPEMAFYDLTDNMDLAEEFLKYLVAYALEHCAEDLEFLEKRLLDEEKNKPAAERSEMTLTEKLRFVVENDFERLSYTDAIQILRNSKPNKKKKFQFLIDGWGADLQSEHERYLVEKHFKKPVILTDYPKDIKAFYMRMNEDGNTVGAMDILFPGIGEIVGGSQREERLDVLTSRMAEMNIPEEELDWYLDTRRFGTAPHSGFGLGFERLMTFVTGMGNIRDVIPFPRTPGNAAF; encoded by the coding sequence ATGGAAACAAAGAGAACCAAAATTGCCATACTTCTGAAAAGCGCCGAAATGGATGTCGATGTGGTAGCAAAAGGTTGGGTAAGGACAAAAAGAGGCAATAAACATGTGAATTTTATTGCCCTTAATGACGGTTCCTCTATCAATAGCATTCAAGTGGTTGCTGACCCTAATTTAATCGGAGAGGACATACTTAAACATGTTACGACAGGAGCCAGTATTTCTGTTAAAGGTAAACTAGTCGCTTCCCAAGGCTCAGGTCAAAGTGTTGAAATTACAGCAGCATCCATTGATGTTCTCGGGGTAGCGGACCCAGAAAAGTATCCGCTTCAACCCAAGAAACACTCGCTAGAGTTTTTGAGAGAGATCGCACACTTAAGGCCTCGAACAAATACTTTCGGTGCCATTTTCAGAATGCGACATGCGATGTCTTTTGCAGTTCATAAATTCTTTAATGAAAAGGGTTTCTACTATTGGCATACACCATTTGTAACAGGCTCTGACGCAGAGGGAGCTGGTGAAATGTTCAGAGTTTCAACGCTTGACCCCATAAACCCTCCTTTAAAAGAGGATGGTTCTGTCGATCATAGTCAGGACTTCTTTGGTAAGGAGACCAATCTTACCGTTTCTGGTCAATTAGAAGGCGAATTGGGTGCTATGGCGCTTGGCGACATATATACATTTGGACCTACTTTTAGGGCTGAGAACTCTAATACTACCAGACACTTGGCTGAGTTCTGGATGATCGAACCAGAAATGGCTTTCTATGATCTGACAGACAATATGGATTTGGCGGAAGAATTTCTCAAATACCTGGTGGCCTATGCACTCGAGCATTGTGCCGAAGACTTGGAGTTCTTAGAGAAACGACTTTTAGACGAAGAAAAAAACAAACCGGCTGCTGAACGAAGCGAAATGACTTTAACAGAGAAGCTCAGGTTTGTTGTTGAAAATGACTTTGAAAGGCTTTCTTATACTGATGCGATTCAGATACTCAGAAACTCTAAGCCGAACAAGAAAAAGAAGTTCCAGTTCTTGATTGATGGTTGGGGAGCTGACCTTCAGTCGGAGCATGAGCGCTATCTGGTTGAGAAGCATTTTAAGAAGCCTGTTATTCTCACAGATTACCCGAAAGATATCAAAGCATTTTATATGCGGATGAACGAGGACGGCAATACTGTCGGAGCCATGGACATACTATTTCCTGGCATAGGAGAAATTGTAGGCGGTTCTCAAAGGGAAGAAAGACTTGATGTACTTACCAGTCGCATGGCTGAGATGAACATTCCTGAAGAAGAGCTTGATTGGTATCTCGACACAAGAAGGTTTGGTACGGCTCCCCACAGTGGCTTTGGACTTGGTTTCGAAAGGCTTATGACTTTCGTCACTGGAATGGGAAATATTAGAGATGTAATTCCGTTCCCAAGAACACCAGGAAACGCTGCATTCTAA
- the rpoN gene encoding RNA polymerase factor sigma-54, with amino-acid sequence MQKLSLSQSLSQKLSPQQIQFIKLLQVPTAELDTRVEEELEINPALEEGREEEAAPEREEFEEGEVSSTEDLNVEDYLGDDDFSGYKMQGDGNYNDEEDREMPVAMQASLNDQLEAQLGFLGLDERQENIAKQLIGSIETDGYIRRELDAIVNDLAFAQNIETDIEELEELLSQIQQFDPPGIAARSLQECLLIQMERKSDDLEEDEVIQTAIRILSLCFDEFTKKHYDKILKKLNLDDEGLLKEAVSAITKLNPKPGGISGGLVKTQYLIPDFLLSNTDGEFDLTLNSRNAPELRVSQSYSEMFSAYDKSDKKDKKLKETVSFVKQKLDAAKWFIDAIKQRQNTLLRTMESIIKFQYDFFQDGDESKLRPMILKDIANEINMDISTVSRVANSKSIQTDFGIFPLKYFFSEGISTTSGEDVSSREVKNVLAELIDGEDKKKPLSDDKLEKFLKAKGYNIARRTVAKYREQLNIPVARLRKEL; translated from the coding sequence ATGCAAAAACTCAGCCTTAGTCAATCTCTTAGCCAAAAGCTGTCACCTCAACAGATTCAGTTTATAAAACTGTTGCAGGTACCAACGGCTGAGCTCGATACTCGAGTAGAGGAGGAGCTTGAAATCAACCCTGCCTTGGAGGAGGGGAGAGAGGAAGAGGCTGCACCAGAGCGCGAAGAGTTTGAAGAGGGAGAAGTAAGTTCTACAGAAGATCTGAATGTTGAAGACTACTTAGGTGATGACGATTTCTCCGGATATAAGATGCAAGGTGATGGTAACTACAACGATGAAGAAGATCGTGAGATGCCGGTGGCTATGCAAGCGTCTTTGAATGATCAGTTAGAAGCTCAGCTTGGCTTTTTAGGCTTGGACGAACGTCAAGAGAACATTGCCAAGCAATTGATCGGCAGCATTGAGACAGACGGTTATATCAGGCGAGAACTGGATGCGATTGTCAACGATTTGGCCTTTGCCCAAAACATTGAAACGGATATTGAGGAGTTAGAAGAATTGTTGAGTCAGATTCAACAATTCGATCCTCCTGGTATTGCGGCACGAAGTCTTCAAGAATGTCTGTTGATTCAGATGGAGCGAAAGAGTGATGATCTTGAAGAAGATGAAGTCATTCAGACGGCTATTCGAATTCTTTCACTTTGCTTTGATGAGTTTACCAAGAAGCACTATGATAAAATCCTTAAGAAGCTAAACCTCGATGATGAGGGCTTGCTCAAGGAAGCAGTAAGTGCGATAACAAAATTAAATCCCAAGCCCGGAGGGATCTCTGGAGGTCTGGTTAAAACTCAATACCTCATACCCGATTTCTTGTTGAGTAATACCGATGGTGAATTTGACTTAACGTTAAACAGCCGTAATGCGCCTGAATTGAGAGTAAGTCAATCATATTCTGAGATGTTTTCAGCATATGATAAGAGCGATAAGAAGGATAAGAAGTTAAAGGAAACCGTAAGTTTTGTTAAGCAAAAGTTAGATGCTGCAAAATGGTTTATTGATGCAATCAAGCAACGACAGAACACCTTGCTTCGAACAATGGAGTCGATTATTAAATTTCAGTATGACTTCTTCCAAGATGGAGATGAGTCTAAACTGAGGCCAATGATTTTGAAGGATATTGCTAATGAGATCAATATGGATATTTCCACGGTTTCTAGAGTGGCAAATTCAAAATCGATTCAGACTGACTTTGGAATCTTTCCTCTAAAATACTTTTTCAGTGAAGGGATTTCCACGACAAGTGGAGAAGATGTCAGTAGTAGAGAAGTCAAGAACGTATTAGCCGAGTTGATCGATGGTGAGGATAAGAAGAAACCATTGTCTGACGATAAACTTGAAAAATTCCTAAAGGCCAAGGGATACAACATTGCCAGAAGAACTGTGGCAAAATATCGGGAGCAACTCAATATCCCGGTAGCACGTCTGAGAAAAGAACTCTGA
- a CDS encoding phosphatase PAP2 family protein: protein MNDRKDRYMPFVFISLFYLVVSFMIKGQEWMTPAMHITFLAITTVVIATNGITFKWKISAHAAGIAGWLGFIVAYKHAFQATNTLFWPLIVAVALTGLISWARLYLNAHKPAEILGGLILGFTISYGSIALFL from the coding sequence ATGAACGATAGGAAGGACAGGTATATGCCTTTTGTATTCATATCGCTCTTTTATTTGGTTGTGTCTTTCATGATCAAGGGGCAAGAATGGATGACACCCGCAATGCATATTACTTTCCTGGCTATTACCACTGTTGTGATTGCCACCAATGGAATTACGTTTAAGTGGAAGATTAGTGCCCATGCAGCTGGTATAGCTGGATGGCTTGGGTTCATTGTTGCCTATAAACATGCTTTTCAAGCAACCAATACTTTGTTTTGGCCCCTAATTGTTGCAGTTGCATTGACAGGATTAATATCTTGGGCCAGATTATATTTGAATGCTCATAAGCCTGCCGAAATTCTGGGAGGCCTAATACTTGGGTTTACTATTAGTTACGGATCAATCGCTTTATTTCTTTAG
- a CDS encoding enoyl-CoA hydratase-related protein, translating to MFEFLKYDIKDGVATITLNRPDVYNALNNEITYELQAALKDAKRNSEVRVVVLTGEGKAFCSGQDLKASSAEPNRSFSDSIHKRYNPIIKAIRNLPKPVVCRLNGVAAGAGCSFAIACDIVVAAESAKLIEVFVNIGLVLDSGSSYFLPRLLGSSKAFELATMGTRVSGKEAEAMGLVNKCVPDEALDEAVKAYTDYYAKAPTKAIGLMKKMLNKSQGATLSEMLDYEAYNQDIAGATFDHKEGVQAFLEKRLPEFKGE from the coding sequence ATGTTCGAATTTCTCAAATACGATATCAAAGATGGGGTGGCCACCATTACACTCAATCGCCCGGATGTGTATAATGCACTCAACAACGAAATTACTTATGAGCTTCAGGCAGCATTGAAAGATGCCAAGCGAAATAGTGAAGTGAGGGTAGTTGTATTGACTGGAGAAGGCAAAGCATTTTGTTCGGGCCAGGACTTGAAGGCTTCTTCAGCCGAACCTAATCGATCGTTTTCAGATTCGATTCATAAAAGGTATAACCCTATCATTAAGGCCATCAGAAACTTGCCTAAGCCAGTGGTGTGTCGCTTAAATGGTGTCGCGGCAGGGGCTGGTTGCTCTTTTGCTATTGCCTGTGATATTGTAGTTGCCGCGGAGAGTGCCAAACTCATCGAAGTATTCGTAAATATTGGATTGGTACTTGACTCTGGTTCCTCTTATTTCCTACCAAGACTGCTAGGCTCTTCTAAGGCATTTGAACTGGCGACTATGGGTACTAGAGTGAGTGGCAAAGAAGCAGAGGCTATGGGCTTAGTAAATAAGTGTGTTCCTGATGAGGCTTTGGACGAAGCTGTGAAAGCTTATACAGATTATTATGCTAAAGCGCCAACCAAGGCAATAGGGCTTATGAAGAAGATGCTGAATAAGTCGCAAGGAGCTACTTTATCTGAAATGCTCGACTATGAAGCCTACAATCAAGATATAGCAGGAGCTACCTTTGATCATAAAGAAGGAGTTCAGGCTTTCTTAGAGAAACGCCTTCCAGAATTTAAGGGAGAATAG
- a CDS encoding porin family protein gives MKKLLLGVVGLVFMSLSAQAQRPDLPGALLVDIGVNSWSNAPEDISLNSFQSKTVNITYYYDLPIGTNGFTFTPGIGLSLERYSFENNFTLTSSVNTSSVRSVEATDLNSLTSSPISFGKSKLALHYLDIPLELRYYKSKNQYNRGFRAALGMKVGVLYSSFTKFRYEDRGGDNRTVKDRQDLGFNRFRYGVQGRVGWGGISLFGFYELSEKWDIAPTGGENTRTLTLGISLTGF, from the coding sequence ATGAAGAAGTTGTTACTCGGAGTTGTAGGTTTGGTTTTCATGAGTCTTTCGGCTCAGGCACAGCGTCCTGATCTGCCAGGGGCTTTACTGGTGGACATAGGGGTTAATAGCTGGAGCAACGCACCCGAGGACATCTCATTAAACAGCTTTCAGTCGAAGACAGTAAATATTACCTATTATTATGACCTACCGATCGGCACCAATGGGTTTACTTTTACTCCTGGAATAGGACTGAGTCTTGAAAGGTACTCCTTTGAGAATAATTTCACCCTTACATCTTCTGTAAATACCAGTAGTGTAAGGTCGGTAGAGGCGACCGACTTGAATTCGCTGACGAGTAGTCCTATTAGCTTTGGCAAATCAAAACTAGCACTACACTACTTAGACATTCCTTTAGAACTCAGATATTACAAAAGTAAGAACCAATACAATAGAGGTTTCAGAGCTGCTCTGGGCATGAAAGTCGGTGTACTTTACTCTTCGTTTACAAAGTTCCGTTATGAGGATCGAGGAGGCGATAATCGTACAGTTAAAGACCGTCAAGACCTAGGCTTCAACCGTTTCCGCTACGGTGTCCAGGGACGTGTTGGATGGGGAGGCATTAGCCTTTTCGGATTCTACGAGTTATCCGAAAAGTGGGACATTGCGCCAACAGGTGGAGAAAATACGAGAACACTTACCTTAGGAATCTCCTTAACTGGCTTCTAA
- a CDS encoding helix-turn-helix domain-containing protein: MIAYNGQHTVHRKGGQIYWRAEHGQIEGINNGYAHFTSQGLMGEDQKTRFSIRFGVKGTQLYHINQSQLRVNTDQFLVMNHETEYSVTSEHSEDATMLAFCFNENFVKDFVAYHKQTQAGLLDAFALYDLSKPLPEFPLHTLPVTEELRRRIEHMIGNKMSTQPSEVDDYDLFSGMLETVFMSANASLNVFKDQEIVKRSTKVELYKRLSIARDYIQAHFSEDVNLNELSRVACLSPYHFHRAFKHTFGITPKKFVTGLRIEKAKWLLLNRSYSVQSICNDVGFKDVSSFTRLFTSYTGQTPSVFRNESRQVVSSLV, from the coding sequence ATGATAGCTTATAATGGTCAACATACTGTTCATAGAAAGGGTGGACAGATTTACTGGCGTGCAGAACATGGTCAAATCGAAGGCATAAATAACGGTTATGCTCATTTCACTTCCCAAGGGTTAATGGGTGAAGATCAGAAAACTAGATTTTCCATTCGTTTCGGAGTGAAAGGCACACAGCTCTACCACATCAATCAATCGCAGCTTCGCGTAAATACAGATCAGTTCTTGGTCATGAATCATGAAACTGAATATTCAGTGACATCTGAACATTCGGAAGATGCCACCATGTTGGCATTCTGTTTTAATGAGAACTTCGTTAAAGACTTTGTTGCTTACCATAAGCAGACACAAGCAGGGCTCCTAGATGCTTTCGCTTTATATGATTTGAGTAAACCCCTTCCGGAGTTTCCATTACATACCTTGCCCGTCACAGAAGAACTGAGGAGGAGAATTGAACATATGATTGGGAATAAAATGAGTACTCAGCCTAGCGAGGTTGATGATTATGACCTATTCAGTGGGATGCTCGAAACTGTCTTTATGAGTGCCAATGCGTCTTTGAATGTTTTTAAAGACCAAGAAATTGTGAAGCGATCTACCAAGGTTGAACTGTATAAGCGACTTTCCATTGCTCGCGATTATATTCAAGCGCATTTTTCAGAAGATGTAAACCTGAACGAGTTATCTAGAGTAGCCTGCCTTTCCCCATATCATTTTCACAGGGCTTTTAAGCATACTTTTGGCATTACACCTAAGAAGTTCGTGACAGGCCTAAGGATAGAAAAAGCAAAATGGCTGTTGCTTAATAGGTCTTATTCTGTGCAAAGCATATGTAACGATGTAGGCTTTAAGGATGTCAGTTCATTTACCCGTTTATTCACAAGTTACACTGGTCAAACACCATCTGTTTTCAGGAACGAATCGAGGCAAGTCGTTTCAAGTTTGGTGTAG
- a CDS encoding DUF2064 domain-containing protein, with amino-acid sequence MPSDKTAVLFFSRTLNDEFGAKSLGLNRKRFSSLYKFFVNRTLQTVKDSGLPLIEFYSNQQVGNTFNERLVHSLRVVAEQGFQNVIIIGNDTPELSVDDLMRADKALQKGQNVLGRDSHGGVYLMGLNLDEAKSIDFKAIQWHSSFVYQQLCDQLEGVFILEAKSDLNTLEDFNVVLRLRTRLSRGFRLSLKRILFHKAERAQFFMGFSKFKTTTWIVRGPPQIAF; translated from the coding sequence ATGCCCTCTGATAAAACAGCAGTATTATTCTTTTCCAGAACGCTCAATGATGAGTTTGGAGCTAAATCTTTGGGCTTGAATAGGAAGAGGTTTTCATCCCTTTATAAGTTTTTTGTCAATAGGACACTTCAGACGGTAAAGGACTCGGGTTTACCACTTATAGAGTTTTATTCAAATCAACAGGTTGGTAATACCTTCAATGAGAGACTTGTTCATTCGCTCAGGGTAGTTGCCGAACAAGGCTTCCAAAATGTAATTATTATTGGGAATGATACGCCTGAACTATCTGTGGATGACCTTATGCGTGCCGATAAAGCATTGCAGAAAGGTCAAAACGTTTTGGGTAGAGATTCTCACGGAGGCGTCTATCTAATGGGGCTGAACTTGGATGAGGCAAAGTCAATTGACTTCAAAGCCATACAATGGCATTCTAGTTTCGTATATCAGCAACTTTGCGATCAACTTGAAGGAGTTTTTATACTTGAGGCTAAAAGCGATCTCAATACGCTAGAAGATTTTAATGTCGTTCTTCGACTTAGAACCCGACTCAGTCGTGGTTTTCGATTATCCCTAAAACGAATCCTATTTCATAAAGCCGAAAGAGCGCAATTTTTCATGGGCTTCAGTAAGTTCAAAACTACCACTTGGATCGTTAGAGGCCCTCCGCAAATTGCTTTTTAG
- a CDS encoding arsenosugar biosynthesis-associated peroxidase-like protein, with amino-acid sequence MSKTYYKPEDLKKFSKITELQEELGTKFFDWYGSVFKPGALTAREKALIALAVSHAVQCPYCIDAYTDSCMKKGADEEQMMEAVHVAAAIKGGAVLVHGVQMMNEMEDKLM; translated from the coding sequence ATGTCTAAGACTTATTATAAACCTGAGGACCTAAAGAAGTTCTCGAAGATTACCGAATTACAAGAAGAACTAGGTACTAAATTTTTCGATTGGTATGGCAGTGTCTTCAAACCAGGGGCATTGACCGCCCGCGAAAAGGCACTTATAGCCTTGGCTGTATCCCATGCCGTGCAATGTCCTTATTGCATTGACGCCTATACCGATTCCTGCATGAAAAAGGGTGCAGATGAAGAACAAATGATGGAGGCTGTTCATGTAGCCGCTGCCATCAAAGGAGGGGCTGTACTTGTACATGGCGTACAAATGATGAATGAAATGGAAGATAAACTAATGTAA
- the arsS gene encoding arsenosugar biosynthesis radical SAM (seleno)protein ArsS (Some members of this family are selenoproteins.): protein MALATQSLKKTKHWLSTPEEQIKVLSDHKAVGIPSFEEKIADAGIDVLKPVSVEVFQINVGKMCNQVCKHCHVDAGPDRKEIMTRATMQLCLDALKNPEIKIVDLTGGAPEMNPEFRWFVEELSKLGKQIIVRCNLTIILANPKYNDLPEFFKKHKINVVSSLPSFTARRTDAQRGDGVFEKSIKALQMLNAVGYGKEGTGLKLDLVYNPSGAYLPDDQVVLQQEYERKLKETYDIVFNDLFAITNLPVSRFLDYLIRSENYEDYMNELTNAFNPMAAAGVMCRSMVSVGWDGYLYDCDFNQMLELKLTNGAPNHVSDFDYEKVMNREIIINQHCFGCTAGAGSSCGGTTTN from the coding sequence ATGGCACTTGCAACACAAAGCCTAAAGAAAACTAAGCATTGGTTATCCACTCCTGAGGAGCAGATCAAAGTGCTGAGCGATCATAAAGCCGTAGGTATACCTTCTTTTGAAGAAAAGATAGCTGATGCTGGCATAGACGTCCTTAAACCGGTGAGCGTTGAGGTTTTCCAGATCAATGTTGGCAAGATGTGTAATCAGGTATGTAAGCACTGTCATGTGGATGCCGGTCCTGATCGGAAAGAGATTATGACCAGAGCAACTATGCAACTTTGTCTGGATGCCCTGAAAAACCCAGAGATCAAGATAGTAGACCTTACAGGTGGAGCGCCTGAGATGAATCCTGAGTTCAGATGGTTTGTAGAGGAGCTTTCGAAATTAGGTAAGCAGATCATTGTCCGCTGTAACCTGACCATCATTTTGGCTAACCCTAAATACAACGACCTACCAGAGTTCTTCAAGAAGCATAAGATCAATGTCGTTTCTTCACTGCCTTCTTTTACCGCTAGACGGACTGATGCACAAAGAGGGGATGGAGTCTTTGAAAAATCGATCAAAGCGCTTCAAATGTTAAATGCCGTGGGCTACGGAAAAGAAGGAACAGGGCTCAAACTTGACCTGGTCTATAACCCTTCAGGAGCCTACCTTCCGGATGACCAGGTGGTGCTTCAACAAGAGTACGAGCGAAAGCTCAAAGAGACTTATGACATTGTGTTTAATGACCTTTTTGCCATAACCAACTTGCCAGTCAGTCGATTTTTGGATTACCTCATCAGGTCGGAGAATTATGAGGATTATATGAATGAGCTCACTAATGCCTTTAACCCAATGGCGGCCGCAGGTGTTATGTGCAGAAGCATGGTTTCGGTAGGTTGGGATGGTTACCTGTATGATTGTGACTTCAATCAAATGCTTGAATTGAAACTAACCAACGGAGCGCCAAATCATGTAAGTGATTTTGACTACGAAAAGGTAATGAACCGCGAAATTATTATTAACCAACACTGTTTTGGGTGTACTGCAGGAGCAGGGTCAAGCTGTGGAGGAACTACTACCAATTAA